The proteins below come from a single Triticum aestivum cultivar Chinese Spring chromosome 5D, IWGSC CS RefSeq v2.1, whole genome shotgun sequence genomic window:
- the LOC123120091 gene encoding nucleolar protein 6, whose product MVSAEYSIDLKLSELLKQARPSATSLRAAGEATDAVGELIKSVPPQQAAPEAASGFVRDLGLAAEKLAFSFRPPEVVRLAGSHAAGAVTRPDVAADLLVRLPKECFHEKDFLNHRYHAKRCLYLCVIEKSLRSSPLIRKVSWSTFQDEARKPVLHVYPEIAELPGFYVRIIPTASSLFDLSKLNLSTRNNVRAYTKDGINQPTPRYNNSILEDMFLEENAEYTGSTFANWKTLQEALVLLKVWARQRTSIYSHDCLNGYLISAILVFLTLDSGGSIINRSMTTRQIFRVAINFFATSKMWSKGLVIQPMKKRTISKEGIAHLLKTFDVAICDVSGHVNLAFRMTKSAFSELQDEAACTLNCLDKCRDGGFEELFMTKVDFGAKFDSCLRINLKGNSKVTALSFCSDDESWRVLEKDVQSLLQQGLTDRTKMIRVLWRSTPSEWNIMDGFSEFGSSPLIVGVMLSLLEKSYSLVDIGPNPENRDEAIKFRKFWGEKAELRRFKDGAIAESTVWETETWERHTIIKRIADYVLTKHLLLRQEDLTHVVDQLDFCLLVGGQDPVSSSGALLEAFDTLAKQLRLLDDVPLKISTVQPLDSAFRHTSVFPPEPHPLAYEKSSQRLPNFAATCVRSLEVMIQLEGSGNWPLDPVAMEKTKSAFLLRIGESLEDRGMFVTASEDEVNVLTSGYSFLLKIFHERGLVVQKQAGDSNIQSAPSEDKELFFRSQHSSMINGLHGIYQAYGPVVRLAKRWISAHLFSSFISEEAVELVAAYLFLRPFPFHAPSSRVTGFLRFLRLLSSFDWTFSPMIVDINNDFNLKDEKEINENFMLSRRSYEQNPHDIEPAMFLATSYDKSSEAWTKQSPSKSVLKRIASYAKSSAELLTNLIIHGQSGQYTWECLYRTPLSNYDAVILLHKEKLCRPHHVLFPAEIPNGKLVIQGKPSNDFHPYMPLSKSVVRSLHDTRDKLLVNFDPTAYFLRDLKCAFPVTFKLWHDSIGGDAIGLTWESSKKRGRDEDDEAMLDPTSILKEVGDVGKGLVRSVHLLKAPKLE is encoded by the exons ATGGTCTCCGCCGAGTACTCCATCGACCTCAAGCTCTCCGAGCTCCTCAAGCAAGCGCGGCCGAGCGCTACCTCTCTCCGCGCCGCCGGGGAGGCCACGGACGCCGTCGGGGAGCTCATCAAGAGCGTGCCGCCGCAGCAGGCTGCGCCGGAGGCTGCCTCGGGGTTCGTGAGGGACCTGGGCCTCGCGGCCGAGAAGCTAGCGTTTTCCTTCcggccgccggaggtggtgcggctCGCCGGGAGCCACGCGGCCGGCGCGGTCACCAGACCCGACGTCGCCGCTGACCTTCTCGTCCGCTTGCCTAAG GAATGCTTTCATGAAAAGGATTTCCTGAATCACCGGTACCATGCAAAGAGGTGTCTTTACCTCTGCGTCATCGAGAAGAGCTTGAGGTCTTCTCCTTTAATCCGTAAGGTTTCATGGTCTACCTTCCAAGATGAGGCACGAAAGCCTGTCCTCCATGTATATCCAG AAATTGCAGAACTTCCTGGGTTCTATGTCAGGATTATCCCGACGGCAAGCTCTTTATTTGATCTTTCAAAGCTAAATCTGTCAACAAGAAACAATGTCCGTGCATATACAAAAG ATGGCATAAACCAACCGACACCTAGGTATAATAACAGCATATTGGAGGATATGTTTCTGGAGGAAAATGCAGAATATACCGGCAGCACCTTTGCAAATTGGAAAACCTTGCAAGAGGCATTGGTTTTACTAAAA GTTTGGGCACGTCAAAGAACTTCAATATATTCACATGATTGCCTCAATGGATACTTAATATCTGCCATCCTTGTGTTTCTTACCTTGGACTCTGGAGGAAGTATAATTAATAGATCAATGACCACAAGACAAATTTTCCGTGTTGCAATCAATTTTTTTG CAACTTCGAAGATGTGGTCGAAGGGCTTGGTGATTCAGCCAATGAAGAAGCGTACTATCAGCAAAGAG GGCATTGCTCATCTGCTGAAAACATTTGATGTTGCCATATGTGATGTATCTGGCCATGTCAATCTGGCATTTCGGATGACGAAGTCAGCCTTTTCAGAG CTCCAAGATGAGGCAGCTTGCACACTTAATTGCCTTGATAAATGCAGAGATGGTGGATTTGAAGAACTTTTTATGACCAAAGTTGATTTTGGTGCTAAGTTTGATTCATGTTTGAG GATTAACTTGAAGGGGAACTCTAAAGTTACTGCATTAAGCTTCTGCTCGGATGATGAATCATGGCGAGTACTTGAAAAAGATGTTCAGTCCTTGCTGCAACAAGGACTTACAGATAGAACAAAGATGATCCGCGTTCTGTGGAGAAGCACACCTTCTGAATGGAATATAATGGAT GGCTTCTCAGAGTTTGGTAGCAGCCCACTGATTGTTGGTGTAATGCTTAGCTTGTTGGAGAAGAGTTATAGTCTTGTCGATATTGGTCCAAATCCTGAAAATCGTGATGAG GCTATTAAATTTAGGAAATTCTGGGGAGAGAAAGCTGAACTTAGGAGATTTAAAGATGGGGCTATTGCTGAAAGCACAG TGTGGGAAACGGAGACTTGGGAGAGGCATACAATCATCAAAAGAATTGCTGATTATGTGCTTACCAAGCATTTGCTGTTGCGGCAGGAAGATCTCACTCATGTTGTTGATCAGCTTGACTTTTGTCTCTTGGTTGGTGGCCAAG ATCCAGTGTCATCTTCTGGAGCTTTGCTTGAAGCCTTTGATACTTTAGCTAAGCAGTTGCGTCTATTGGATGATGTTCCTCTTAAAATATCTACTGTGCAACCTCTAGACTCAG CCTTTAGGCACACTTCTGTGTTCCCCCCTGAACCTCATCCGTTGGCATATGAAAAGAGTTCTCAGAGGCTGCCCAATTTTGCAGCAACTTGTGTTCGGTCTTTGGAAGTCATGATTCAG CTAGAGGGATCTGGTAACTGGCCCTTGGATCCTGTAGCCATGGAGAAGACAAAGTCTGCATTTCTTTTAAGAATTGGTGAAAG TCTGGAGGATCGAGGAATGTTTGTTACAGCCAGTGAAGACGAGGTCAATGTTCTTACATCTGGATATTCATTTttgctcaaaatatttcatgagaGAGGTTTGGTGGTACAAAAGCAAG CTGGAGACAGTAACATACAAAGTGCTCCATCAGAAGATAAGGAGCTCTTTTTTCGTAGTCAGCACTCAAGTATGATCAATGGTCTGCATGGTATTTACCAAGCGTATGGGCCGGTAGTGAG GCTAGCAAAAAGGTGGATTTCCGCACATCTATTCTCTTCATTTATCTCAGAGGAGGCGGTTGAATTGGTGGCTGCCTACCTATTTTTGAGGCCGTTTCCATTCCATGCCCCCTCTTCACGGGTTACTGGGTTCCTTAG GTTCTTGCGGTTGCTATCTAGTTTTGACTGGACCTTTTCACCCATGATTGTGGACATAAATAATGACTTCAACCTGAAGGATGAGAAAGAAATCAAT GAAAACTTTATGCTGAGCAGAAGATCTTATGAACAAAATCCTCATGATATAGAGCCTGCAATGTTTCTGGCTACGTCATATGATAAATCATCTGAAGCGTGGACAAAACAATCACCAAGCAAGTCG GTTCTTAAACGGATAGCTTCTTACGCTAAAAGCAGCGCCGAGCTGTTAACAAATCTTATCATCCATGGTCAATCAGGCCAATATACATGGGAG TGCCTCTACCGAACACCTTTAAGCAATTATGACGCTGTTATACTCCTCCATAAAGAGAAGCTTTGCCGTCCTCACCATGTTCTTTTTCCTGCTGAGATTCCTAACG GTAAGTTAGTAATCCAGGGCAAACCAAGCAATGATTTCCACCCTTATATGCCACTCAGTAAA